The window CATGCAGGTCAGCGCGCCGCCAAGCAGGGTAAAGAAGAGTATCAGCGCCTTGAGCTGACGCAGGGGCTTGAGGCTGTCGCGCACATCGTCCATGACCACCAGCACCCAGGGCATGGAATCCAGCCGCATCAAGGCCACCAGCATTTCTTCTCCGCTGGGAATGACCTTGCGCATTGTCACCACGTTGTTGCGGGTCAGATCCTCCTGCGGCAGGGTAAAGTTACCCATGATCGGGCCATAGAATCGCGAGCCCGTTTGCAATACACCGGAATTACTTACGATAAAAGCATCGCTGTGCGGGCCGGAATAGATGCGCCGCAGCAGGGCGTCAATGGCGTCCATGTCGATGGTGGCGCGCATGATATAGGTGCGCCCCCCCTCGTGCCGCAGCACGGCAATGATAAAGTGCGGCACATGGCGGTAGCCCATGAATACATCGCTGACATACACGCCCTTGCGCAGCACTTCCGAGAACCAGGGGGCCTCGGAATAATTGGCGTCCCGCAGGTCAAACGGCCCCACATAGGAGACATGGCGGCCATCCATGCCAATAATGCCCAGATCCACAAACGAGCGGCTGTTGCTCTGCATCACGCTGAAAATTTCGCTCAGGCGCACAGGATTGCTGAGATCAGAATACGGATGTGTAAAGGCCAGGTTTTTGACCTGCGCGATGCGTTCCACCATAAAGGTATCAAGGGCGCGGTGCTTGCTGCTGATGACAGCCTCGATGCCCGCGGTGATTTTTTCGTCATAGATGGCGCTGAGCCTGTCCAGACAAAATATCCCCAAAGCTACCAGAGGCGTGAGCGCCATGAGCAGCAGGGTTATCAGCAAACGGCGATATATGGCCCTGTAGCCTCTGTGGGATGCAGGCACGGTGGACGACATTAACGGGCCTCCTGGGATGGAGAATCAGCAACGCCAGCCAGGGATTCGCCCCTGAAAAGCGCCCGGCAGTGAGCCAGCATTTCCTTGCGGCGGGCCGCAACCTGGCCTGGGTCCTGCATGATCATGTCGAGCTGGCGGGTGTGGATGGTCATATACCCTGCCACAGCCAGCAGGCGTTCGCCTTCTTCCTTGTCCAGATCCTTGAGCGTGGCGCTCACGGCATCGTTGCGCACAACGGGCGAAAAGCCGAATTCCCAAAGGATATCGGCAACAAAGCGCACTCGCAGAATACGGCGCTCAATGTTGGCAGCGCCGCCGCGCAACTGGAAGTTCAGATAGTTCTCGCTAGTGCGCTCCGAAAGGCGCGCCTCAACCGAAACAAAATGGAAGCCAAAGCGGGAATGCAGACTGCAATAATCGCTAGATATTAAAAAATAATTTTTTTCTGTGAAGTACGCCGTCTGCGCGGCAGGATCCAGATTGGGATTGGCCGTGGCCTCAAAAAGCACGGAAAGAAACCCCTTGCCGTCCACAGGCGGCGGCCCCTGCCAAGGGTGGGCGTTCATGCCCTGCCACAAGGCCAGCATGGGCAGCGAGGCAATGTCTTCCACGTCAATGACAGGCCCGTTGGGGGTACGCACAAAGCCATCGCTGAGGTTGACCACCCAGAACTGTTTGATCACCTTGTCGCGCAGTTGCTTGATGCGCTGCGGGGCGTACTTTTTTTCCGAGCCAAGGCTGAACATGGCGCTCACGGCCTTTTCGTGGCAATAGCGCACAATATCGTGATATGTTGCGCAGTTAGCCGCCTTGAAATCTACGCTGTC is drawn from Desulfovibrio sp. and contains these coding sequences:
- a CDS encoding sensor histidine kinase produces the protein MSSTVPASHRGYRAIYRRLLITLLLMALTPLVALGIFCLDRLSAIYDEKITAGIEAVISSKHRALDTFMVERIAQVKNLAFTHPYSDLSNPVRLSEIFSVMQSNSRSFVDLGIIGMDGRHVSYVGPFDLRDANYSEAPWFSEVLRKGVYVSDVFMGYRHVPHFIIAVLRHEGGRTYIMRATIDMDAIDALLRRIYSGPHSDAFIVSNSGVLQTGSRFYGPIMGNFTLPQEDLTRNNVVTMRKVIPSGEEMLVALMRLDSMPWVLVVMDDVRDSLKPLRQLKALILFFTLLGGALTCMGAELCTRRLVASLEASDQKQAHIDARMLQSSKMAALGKMAAGVAHEVNNPLMLIQENAGWIRDLLDDEDPSTMKNYKEIFDSTEKIEQHVKRAKGITQRMLGFGRRMNPGRTEILISSLADQAVEMLKTEAANRNIAIVRQYDAHVPVILSDPAQLEQIFINVIDNAIDAMGKNGTLTVSTQPWRTGVRVSFTDTGPGMDQETLRQIFDPFFTTKKVGEGTGLGLAICYTILEKLGGRIDVQSELGHGTTFNIFLPAEPPQLAPEESAEA